The genomic region agatgttaaagttttacatacattccaaatattaaacatcttaaagatattttctaaacgtctatttgacatctgatcgGAAAcatcctatagacgtattgcagataagcaaacatttaaaaaaaaacgtcttGCAGATGCGTAAATGCAGACGTCAGATAGACATCTCCGTGACGTACGTCTGCTATCAAGGTCACACACATCTCCTGCTCACGGCCAGAAATATGATTCTGTGAAATTTCCTCCATTTTGTTTCTTTGGTAAGAAAGCACATGCTAAAATCATAAATGTGCATAAATTTTGAAAGTGCAGTGATGGTTTTCAGTGTTACTTACCgaactgatctggattctttaACCACAGGTAACAGATTCTGAAGAACTTCATCTGCTGTGTGTTGTGCTCTAATAAActgtttcagatcaaacaaatcCATCTTCTGCTCTGATGTCAGCAACACATAAACCAGAGCTGACCACTGTGAAGAGGAGAGTTtggcttttcctttttttccagatttcAGATAATCTTGGATCTCCTGCATCAGTGAATCATCACCCAGTTCGTTCAGACAGTGGAACAAATTGATGAATTTCTCTGGAGAGCGATTCTCTTTGATCTTCTGTTTGATGCACTGAACTGTATTCTTTATGTTGTAGGAGCAGCTTCTTGTCTGTGTTAGTAGTTTCCGTAAGAGAGTCTGATTGGACTTCACTGAGAGACCCAGAAGAAAATGTACGaaaagatccagatgtccattcTTACTCCGTAAAGCCTCATCCACAGCTCTCTGATGCAGCTCagataataaatcatatttcttCCAGTTAAAAATCTTAGACAACAGACTTTGTTTCGGTTCGccaaacacattgatttttttgtttgtacaggAGAAATGTGCATACagagctgctagatgttcctgaatgctcagatgaacaaagcagaagactttcccctgatacaagcccaactcctctctgaagatctgagtgcacaatcctgagtacactaatgcttctgtcacatcaatgccacactctctcaggtcttcATTATAGAAGATCAGGTTAcctttcacaagctgctgaaaagccagtttccccagtttgaggatcatgtcttcatctgtcaccttcttctcatagtccttctgatgtttgatgtttatctgaaggatcaggaagcgtgtgtacatttgagtgagagtcttgggaatctctccactctcttctggactcaacatcttctccagaacagcggctgagatccagcagaagactggaatgtggcacatgatgaagaggctccttgatgacttcaggtgtgagatgatcTTATAGGCCAGAgtctgatcactgattctcttcctgaagtattcctccttctgtggctcattgaagcctcgtacctctgtcactcgatggacacactcagaggggacgagatcagctgctgctggtctggaggtgatccagatgagagcagagggaagcagattccccacaatgaggttcatcagcagcacgtccactgaggctgattcagatatattacacagtttcaCTTTACTCTTAAAGTTCAGAGACAGacgacactcatccagaccatcaaagatgaacaacactttatattcatcactggatatttccatttctttagtttcagggaaaaagccatgaagaagatctgaaagactgagtgttttgttcttcatcagattgatttctctgaaaggaagtggaaatatgagctggacgtcctgattctctttcccttcagcccagtccaggatgaacttctgcacagagactgtttttccgaatgccagcgactccctttgtcagcacagttctgatggctttgtcttgtccaggtaaaggtctaaagatgtcattgcatttGATGGCTGTGTGTTGTTGattgtgtctcaatctgtctcacctcatgctcattactgatctctccactctcactctctgtgatgtagaggtctgtgtagatctcattcagcaGTGATGGGTTTCCCTGCGTCGCTGTTCCCTCATACAGACACGCAAACTTCTTCAGCAGATTTGATCTAAATGTGATGAGGACCTcatgtctgtaaaataaaaagttagtaAGCACAATGTCTTATATATTCTGTATCATATCTAAAAATCCAATCTCTTGCAGAAATGTTATACCTGAGATCAGGTTGTGTATCTTCACTCTTAAAATCTAATGGCTGATTCATAGACgcgtcactcttcacagacacacagctggactctgcttctgatctcttcaGATGAATTGAactaaaacagagagagaaatttcattatttaaattactgtatGCAACAAATCAACTATACATTcattagattaaactttattgtcattgcacatgtaaggtacaaggcaacgaaatgcagttagcatctaaccagaagctaagtaagtacagaatatacagtgtctacaaatatgttacaaatgtacaataaatataccaaaaaggcagtattatggacataatttacagattttaaatactatcagcataatatacagataggtgtactatgaactaCTTTATATATGGATTAtgtataagtgtatgtacactataagcagaaactatgaacatatgaacatcatttacactagtgcaatgaacagtaaaagtgcatagaaaatatttcagtgtgcaaatggattactcagtattctgaaTAAACAGACattagtgcaagtaataacaagtttaactgttttttgcttgtttgtaaatcagatgtACTGATGAAGATGGGTAAGGAGTCAGTGTGGGGGGTGTTTGTGGGGGGGCAgaaggcagagttcagtaaggagacagttgtagggaaaaaagctgttcctaagtctgctggtccttgtccggaggctcctgaagcatCTCCGAGAGGGCAGGAgggttaaacagtctgtggtcagggtgagaggagtccttaagaatgctgggagctcgacgtagacatcattttctctggatgtcctcaatagcaggaagtgttgtccctgtgatgcgttgggcagttttcaccaacctctgcagtgccttgcggtcagcaactgagcagtttccttaccagactgtgatacaactggtcaggatgctctcgatcgcacacaaataattaattttatcagtattaaattcattttaaagagcattttataatcattttatatactgtttatgAAAAATAACCTGTGAacttaactgtaataatatatgaCAATATTAGGAGTCATgctatattcatatttttatacacatGTTATACCTGAGTTCAGGCCGTGAATCTCCTCTGTTAAACCTTATTGGCTCGATCATAGACGCattactcttcatagacacacaggtGGACactgcttctgatctcttctgatgaaccgAACTAAAACAGAACAGATTTAATACGTTATGATGATAATCATCTTAATATACTTCAGAAggtatttatatgaaaattatttgagGAGCCtttatggttttattgttttcagtaaatgttaaatttataaaaacatataccaaaatgcatgtttttctacAGCATAAAAGCTTTAATGTTTTAACTCAAAGTACctgaatcctggaaaaaaatcttcatctccagatgTTTGTGTCTCATCCATGATGTTTGATCTCCACCACTGACTCTAGATGGAAGAGACAATcacaaaaatgacagtaattaGCCATTCTGCGGTCTTCTGTCATTTCTGGAGTAGTGAAGAAGTTTACGGACCGGAGaagtttagaatttttaaaaatcacagcttCATCGGAATGGTATGAACcttggtgacttttatggcacttggaatgtgaatacagaaaaaaattgagGCCATGATTCAAACAGACTAAGTGGTCGAAAAAAATCATCGGAATGGTATGAActttggttatttttaaatgaccgaccataggaaatgaataggaaatggacaaaaacacaacaattcaGAGAATTTTTGTGTGCATAATCTACAGATCAGCCACGATGCAGAAAAAAAGTACTCAGGAATGAAGGgttgaaactctaaaacatcaagagtgcaaaacagacatactcactcacacacgcgcacttatacacacaaacacctataaactggtgtgactgtaacacagcaatatgtacaaataaaataataattcaaccacaatgcagtaaaaatgtgGACCACAAGGAAGCGgtttacactctaaaacatcaacacatactcacttacacacactcacagacacacaaacacacacatgcacaataaAACACACTCAAATTGAATAACCATACatccaaaatgagtcagaagtcTGAAATAAGAAGCAGAAATCAGATCAGACTCAAAGGAATAAACTCTGATAAAGCATCCCTGTtaattttggttacatttttatagaatttgaatgctttgtgtaacaaaatgctttctctgtgttcaggtttgactgtagtagtaataatgcaaaaactgacatttcagatcaacatttcaaacaaaaacaaaaaaattagtgGTGGGCCATAAttggcgttaacgtgctgcgttaacgtgagactcttatcgggcgataaaacaaaatatcgccgttaatctattctcaaagttgtgTTGGTTGATGTGTGTATATTACGctagctatgatgactttcaccgtgatagtttagcgcggatgtatacctagacgaattgcactgtagggggcggagaacgagtcttcgaacctgtgtgtatgtctactgtgaaattaccaagcttcccaaaaaaaaaaaccttgacaagactcacgcctgtttcacacatactccgtctgcagtgcgtatgcagtccgtgtgtgtgtggtgcagaacagcacggactcattgtgctttcacacaggacacgtttgcagtccgctactgatccacagctgtttttagtccacaaacacaacatttgttcattattctatatttcaaaccatgtataaaaaagaacagtaacaatctttcataatcatagacattagtttaaacttaataaatataaacaacatattattcatgcatttgacttctaggtttgtataataagctgctcaagcaagcggcaaaacatttaaacacaacaattggcctacttttcttgttaggatattgcaaatattttaaattaaagcaccactgacagaaacagtcgactctctcgtgccttttgcatttaaatcttattacaagcaatcgcacggttcttaatgaacttttgtttttctgcttccatagaagtgcataggcctatatcatgttgcctcgtttatctaaaggtgctctttttcttgttttaaacctagccaaaacccatgtgttgtgtgtgaaacACGGTAGGctttaattaatatacatttattgtgaaattactgcatttctgtgtcaatccatgttaattttaccgcaaacaatgcgctgtcattttaattcagcgcatgcagcacagcaaaaatagactcggtacataaAACGGTAACGTGCTGCAGACGCactgctcctggaacgcactgatggagcgcaaccgcgtgaacgctggaatccgttaacatggatgcgtaaaaaaaaaaaaaatatgcaacgcatacgcactgcagatcGGAGTATGTGTGatacaggcgtaaggttgtttgcaacttgtgcaatgcggaattagtttactgtaggagttcctccagtctcaagtaccacctaaacgcaaagcatcccttagctaaagCGGAAGATGCTGGGCCAAGCACtgatgtagcgcaggggaagagtcgtcgtcaaaactactatgtttgagtgcagc from Cyprinus carpio isolate SPL01 unplaced genomic scaffold, ASM1834038v1 S000000168, whole genome shotgun sequence harbors:
- the LOC122142798 gene encoding protein NLRC3-like, which codes for MILKLGKLAFQQLVKGNLIFYNEDLRECGIDVTEALVYSGLCTQIFREELGLYQGKVFCFVHLSIQEHLAALYAHFSCTNKKINVFGEPKQSLLSKIFNWKKYDLLSELHQRAVDEALRSKNGHLDLFVHFLLGLSVKSNQTLLRKLLTQTRSCSYNIKNTVQCIKQKIKENRSPEKFINLFHCLNELGDDSLMQEIQDYLKSGKKGKAKLSSSQWSALVYVLLTSEQKMDLFDLKQFIRAQHTADEVLQNLLPVVKESRSVRVCGCKSHCSVL